A genomic segment from Eubalaena glacialis isolate mEubGla1 chromosome 16, mEubGla1.1.hap2.+ XY, whole genome shotgun sequence encodes:
- the LOC133076576 gene encoding LOW QUALITY PROTEIN: transmembrane protein 272-like (The sequence of the model RefSeq protein was modified relative to this genomic sequence to represent the inferred CDS: substituted 1 base at 1 genomic stop codon), with the protein MTQVSLLLYNSTRMRRLLSKAVVIDDHDDDVYPXRQNAHKYYIHLLLSLFLFLWFFLGNYWVFSVYLPDFVPPFQQPQDYCDKTVYLFAVGVLVLGLLVLGSSCVHAWSRWRSAAEED; encoded by the coding sequence ATGACCCAGGTGTCTCTCCTGCTGTACAACTCCACCAGGATGAGGCGGCTTCTGTCCAAGGCCGTGGTGATTGATGACCACGACGATGATGTATATCCCTAGAGGCAGAACGCACACAAATATTACATCCACCTCCTCCTcagcctcttcctcttcctctggttCTTTCTGGGAAATTACTGGGTCTTTTCTGTTTACCTGCCAGATTTTGTTCCCCctttccagcagcctcaggattATTGTGACAAAACCGTGTACCTCTTTGCGGTAGGGGTCCTCGTGCTGGGCTTACTTGTGCTGGGCAGCAGCTGTGTCCACGCATGGTCCAGGTGGAGGTCTGCTGCTGAGGAAGACTGA